The sequence below is a genomic window from Perca flavescens isolate YP-PL-M2 chromosome 24, PFLA_1.0, whole genome shotgun sequence.
cgggcttcctccgggcagggtgaCTTCACCTCTTCTACGTTGGCTCTCCGTATCCGGATCTGTGAggttgaattatttatttttcattggcattgacagttaaaaataagaaagtgTCTGGTAGGGAGGTAACGGCAGCATAAGCAGCGCTATATGCTATTTTTAGTGGTGCTCAAGCCGTTACGGCAGGCTATTAATAGCACACTTTAAAAACTTGTTGGAGGCTACTCCTAAGCTACATTTGCCTACAGTTAGCAATTGTATCTAACATTGCACAACAAAATTGGACTCCGTGGTgaataagctaagctaattcAGATATAATGGCCATCATTGTGATCAGGGAATCACAGATTGGTTCCACAAATACTACACCTGTAGCCTACTTAACACGTTCATTCGATTAGATTTAATTTTCACTCCATTAGCCATACCTTTTCAGTGGTTGAAAGTAGCCATACTCTGACGACCGTTCCCCAAAGTTATCGGCGCAGACTGAACAGGATAGTAGGATGAGGTGCCCTCGTTCAGGGAATCGCAGCTAGGCTGTTGACTTTAGCCTACAACTGAGCTGAGCTTGTCGTCATTTATCATATTCCATCGCTAAAATCAGGTCTGCAAAAGTAATAACGTTTGAGCACAAAACGATTTCCCAAAATCACAATGATAAGGAATTTATttttcaggggtgctgagataattttaaaaatagcctagtGAATGCCGCCTATGCATGTCATAACATTTTCTGCAGACACTGCAATTTTATCTCTGCTGAAAAAGAGCTGTGACCCACCGGATTATTTTATGGAAATCCAAACATTAAAAGACGATAACCACCTTGTCCTAAACGTTTCCAAGACTGAAGAGATTGTGTATGATCCCTTTATATCCAAAGCTTCTAATTTGAGCTTTTTTTGATGCAGTGGGCttcacatttctttttccaACATAAGCTTTAAAGgttaactttgtttttttttcaacctgccccctattttcctatgtttttgtgtgctccaaaatgtgcgtacgcaagGTTCAGaatttgcgtggaggaccgcacattctcccgtttgtttgtttttttataaatcacaacctttgcgtgggattgtgaagatccaggggtctcatttataaacgtggcgtacgcacccGTTTTGTTCGTCACAATACTACCTATAGCACCTTTAAGTGACTTAAGTCTTATAAAATGTACTTAACTATTAATTCGGAATCGGTCAGAGACCCAGTACTAATACAGCACTGGTGCCTAAACAACCAGTATCTACTGGACCGAACAGCAACGTGGATTTGCTGGAAgctcaaataaagaaataaaatgaatttatacctaatataCCTATTctaaattttcactttcttactgaattgatgctattttttttttatttttttttacatgtattaatgtgagcaaactcctaaaagagatggaaactccataatgataacaggctctttaactaaaaaaatatCTCAGAGTATGAGGCAgctcactgaggagtgatggtttaAGTCtttgattatggaaacattgttGTAGcatgcagcgtcctgattggtggaaaatgcttgcagaaaaaaaacggcttttgtcaggtaaacatgtcactgtcaaagacgctgaagcgaaaagttgactggaaaagcccagctttaatgacgaatagactgataagcaggctatgcactcgtcatgtatgcctcatttgcaatgaaagatgctgttgcaaaataatacgaGCATTATTATCATCAAGAATAAAGAACttgaacataacgatcgcgtcacTCACGTGCATAATAAGTAGCCAGatctatttgttttggtcttataatacctCCATAGATTGTCCGCTCTAAcggagtttggtttgttcagccagctgtgaggtttacaagaatttgtcctaAATTTccggcaaactaagataaacagactaaaaaccgacagcttttgttttagctcgtttgtaaaaattcgctatttgcagagtagagctgtgtttgcgtaaaacagtgcggtagacaagagtggactgagcagacagagcagattgataTACCGCTttttacatgtttatgccggtctacacaggtgagtgcattgataagtattgactttttactcacaaaggtttaattgtagcctatttacagataAGAGACTAGCATGAGTTCATCTGCCCAACGGCCATCGGTAATCCTCTGTGTCGTTCctagtcaggtgctgcgtgttttaacgcacacacatcttggctcagctgtgtgtgtggagctcgggcattgctgtagagaatcccggcatgtgaatagagatgtaaatacagggggctgagTTTTttctctaaatgcttgaaatgataaataacagaacgcaattttttctttttacattttgtgaatttatGATTATTCTGCGAGCCAGGGtaaaagctttggcgggccGGATGGGGCCcacgggccgccagttgacgttggctggtATAAAGTATCGTTCTAGGCACCAGCACCATTTCAGCACTGGCAtcagaaaaaaatccaaacaatacccaaccctaaagtTAACGTACCAATAACTAGCAAAAGGTGAAAGAGTTATTTTCACAAAGAGGTTGGCAAAATTCCCTTTTGTACAAAGTTACACAGACAGCTCATCTTTTCCAAAGCGTTTAATCACAAAATTATTTATGGCAGGCAGACCAGCTCTAAAGTtacacattctgacgggtccCAGATTTGGGTGGAACaccagaaaagcctgtgttTGAGTAtgcagccaggtaaaaggtagcaggagatttcttatATAGAatgaattgtattttaatttttaaaaacgatctgttgtagttatggctgatactggggccatcacagaaaaaaaaaaaaaaaaaaaggaaattaaacaatgaactaaaagctaaaaggaagAGTGTCAGACGACGGGTAAAAACATGAGTCAACCTTGTTTTGGCTTTCAagagatggagacaattacgggattgtaaaggATTCAAAACAGACTGAATTGGCCCTCTGCCTCCTAGACAGGTATGTAACATatctattttattcataaaataactttacaatgcaaGATATGGTTGTATGTCATTACAAAATAACATCCCCCTTCTATTCAGCGGctagtttttatttcttttccgTCCGTTGGcctagcattttttttttttttttcctgtacttgtgtaaaaaGGTCCTTGGGTTACATGAAAGGTGCTTTATTAATACAAGTTATTAtaattacgttggttgctaaaACACACTCTTGCTTAAAATTGGcttgtgacacagtgacagtaaaAGTTACCATataacacttgaaatgcaacgatgcatcagtaacatattctcttattgtaaatgaatgaatgataatATATGCCTTCCTCCCGTGGATATTACATTACGGCACCAGTCGGTATGCGCTAGAAAAgatctttacgacagcaggtgtggtaaaaacactaccgatTTTGCCCAAAGGGGTCGCTagcatcaacacaaactgaaagttccTTGTAGCTGCTTTAAAGTGTGTACGTATGGATGGATGTTTTAAGTCAAATCGGTGTAAGTTAAGGCACCAGGTTAGGAAGGAGGAGGTGCAAGACTTAGTTGTTGTGAAGCATAAACTAACATCAACTTAGCAGCGAGGCTTTCCGATTACTTGACTAAACAAACATAACAACAACGTAGGTCTTGATGgcattaaatcaaatcaatacatGTGAGGGCTGAGGGAGTTGTGGTCCTGAGGTCAAGTGGCGCAGTCTCTGTTGTGCTGTATCCTAATTGTGCAGGCTGGTTGAAGCTGGTAGCTTCAGTCCGTTTGATTTGTCAAACTCTTctcctttaattttttttttcccagcacgCTCGTGGCTGCTATGCTGTTTTAGCCATAGGTTTTAGCCGCCTGCGATATTACGAATtccactatggccacaccaagacccgcccttcaatagcatttattgacCAGGCGTCCATGGGAACGCAAGGTaccgtaaccccatttgttcaggtcctatcccctgaccaatcggctatcctaaccttaaccactcaaggtgaaatgcctaatcccaaccaatcaagctgcttcgtagggcgggtcttggcgtggccatagtgggattcataattttGCTAGCCTGCCTACTACCATCAAGAATTAGACTGAGATGGCTACTGCACATCAACAAGTGAACTCAAAGCAGTCACCTGAAGTAATAATCGTATCACTGTATTTTTATGTCAAAATGCATATCTACTACGCAAAACTACTGcgaggttggcaggtctgcgtATACCTCTTTCACACCACATACCAGGGTCGGGCTAATGTTGTTTGACCAGGGTTCAACCCTccttttggaaattcaaacaaagCCAATCTACATGGGGTTATCtcttggtcatgacaattcAGAGATCACCTGGGTCAACCCGGGAGCAATGCATAATAATTAAGCACTTAACCGTAAGTGCTAGAAATTGGCGGGGATTTCACTTCATATTCAGTGAGCAGCTAACATCACATACACTAGTCCATCTGTATACCAGCAGTGAAAGAGGTATTTGAGTCTGCTGGGAGACTGAATTGGGTGGCTCTTCCTTGTGACTTAAGAACAGCTGCCATTTTTAGAGCCCTTGCATGGAATGGCGGTTTCATTTCTCAAGTCCAGTTTAAGTTGCAAAAAATGTATAAGATAATCATTGGAGTTACATGGATCCCAATAGACAAAGTATTAAAATACTTAAATAGTATGAAGTAATTAACTTCATAATCCAATTTGTTTTTAAGAACTgtcaaaaacatatttaagagaattTAAATCCTAAAATTCTAATTATTGGATTTCTGGctttttacaacattttaaGGAGCCACATATAATAACATATATCACCTTAAAGAATTTCTTCATTTTCAGAGTGTTTAAAGAGTTTAAACCTGACTGGAGTTTTTCTGCTCTCCTTCCAGAGTGGAGCTCCACTTCACACCGCTAAATTGTTTCTCTCTTGTATGGGTCATCATGTGTGCCTTTAAATGTCCACTTACTCTAAAAGCTtttttacagactgagcagctaaatggtttctctcctgtatgAATTCTCTTGTGTCTCTGTAAATGTCCACTCATtgtaaaagctttcttacatattgagcagctgaaaggtttctctcctgtgtggcttctcatgtgtgtctgtaaacttccactctctgtaaaagctttcttacagaTGGAGCAACTAAATGGTTTCTcgcctgtgtggattctcatgtgtttctgtaaatttCCACTCACtgtaaaagctttcttacagactgagcagctaaaaggtttctctcctgtgtggattctcatgtgtctaTGTAAACTTCCACTCTCtgtaaaagctttcttacagaTGGAGCAGCTGAAtgctttctctcctgtgtggattctcatgtgtgtcTGTAAACTTCCACTACGTGTAAAAGCTTTCTTGCAAAtggagcagctaaatggtttctctccagTGTGGGTTCTCATATGTCTATGTAAACTTCCACTCACTGCaaaagctttcttacagacggagcagctaaatggtttctcccctgtgtggattctcatgtgtctaTGTAAATCTTCACTCTGTctaaaagctttcttacagaatgagcagctaaatggtttccTTCCTGCATGCGTTTTCAATTGTCTCTTCGGATGTCCACTGGTGCCAAATTTTTCTCCACACTCTTTTTCACCAGTACTACATCTTGAATCACTGACAGGGTCTGCATCATTATTTAGAGAGTTTAAatctgactgaggttctctagTCTCCtcccaatcagcactgtcatcagtctccgCTTCAGACGAATCTCCAGTCTGGTCATTAGTATCTGGTTGTAAATAATTATCTGAATcagagttcctggctggttccgGACCttcacagtcctctccatcagcttcggTTTTCATCTGTTCAGTTTGTctttgatgaagctgtgtgAACTGAGgtttctcttcatcatcttcactcttcacagggacactGACTGGAAACTTGGTGATAAccgcctcctccagcccttgaagctgctctccatCCTGACTGGTTGAGAggtcctcctgttcctctttaatgtgtgggggctTTGTGTCCACCTGGGCCAGACTGGAGCTCCACTCCTGCTGATATTCTTCACCAACAATCACCATCTGGACATCTGAAGGTAAAACTGAAACAAACAAATCGCCATAaatgtaaaatcttaaaaaaatgtcccagggcatgaaaatttcactttatgaggttttgtaacattaatatgagttccccccatCCTGCCTTTGGTCACCCAGTGCTttgaaatggcaataggtgtaaaccaagccctgggtatcctgctcggACTTGAAATGAAAGCtgagatgggccgatctggaggttacctcccttttctctgctttgccctcccagagaattttgctcacccatgagagagagacatcatgactttaaaatgagctaagtggcagttggtcaaagccccccctcctcaatagctacagacacagaaatggcatgtcctaaggaaagctcattgtgggactggctctagtggctttaattctgcaccaaggctgaattttgggaaagaggcagatacagtattagtattACAGTATAAAGTAATGTAAGTAGTATTATAGTATAAAGTAATgacactttatgatccatttcCGTGTAAAGTGCACACACACCTCCCATAAAAAATATCAAGTGTCCTATTTTTACACTTGTAGAGCAGATCTCCGCTGAGCATACACACCAGTACGCACTGCTCTTGTGCCTGTTGTGGCCAGTTTCATTGATAGCAAAAGTGTAATGTTGGCATGTCCGCTCGTTACGTGTGCAATGTAGCCAGCCTGTTAAAATGAATTTAAGACGAGGAACGAGAAGCGAATTGCCCgagtgtgaaaacagctttatctcgcgcacatttttttttttgtggaatatatagcataattatataatgttgttaatgtttttaaaggggCCGGCTGCCCACCTAAAACAATGGTAGGGGGAACACTGGTATAGcatatttcagcaacaaggcaattcaaagtgatCTACATGAAACATTGAAGGGCCAATAAACACGGTCACGAAAAATAAAACCGGCTAATatagaataagatacaaatactgcagtgtaagaaattaataattatttgatttattaggttgtagggatgggtcTGGGAAGGAAGAAGTgtggtgtgtaaaatgttctaaataaaaatgttctaagtaaataggtttggaattgaTTAAAAAGGTAGGTCGACTGAATAACAGACCATCATTTGTCATATTTcacaatttctttaaaaaaaaaaagtgtctcgTGAACCCAGTATTGGGTCTCTTCTCATCTTGTGAGCTGAGTGTCTTGTCACACCCCTAGTTATTACCAAATTAGTAAAGACCATCTGAATGAGAATATAGACTACTATATCAGCACACCAATAACTTAATGCAATATTGCAACTTTATTCTCAAGATCTCAAAGAACACagatgttatatatatataaatgtgggatatgttttgaatgtgcaaaaagtagggatgcaccgatgcATCGGCTGAACATCGGTAACGGGCGATATTTGCCTCGTTAACTGCCATCgggaaataaaaatgacatttgcCGATGATTATATGTATCATGAACGCTGTGCTCaggagaaactttttttttttttttccctctttttattTGGGCGGGGGGGAGATACCGAGACGGAAACGGGCACCCGCGCACTCTCCTCAGTAACAAAGAAGATGGCGGTC
It includes:
- the LOC114550718 gene encoding zinc finger protein 501-like; this encodes MGRHRKQLEVVLKPETKLRGVLPSDVQMVIVGEEYQQEWSSSLAQVDTKPPHIKEEQEDLSTSQDGEQLQGLEEAVITKFPVSVPVKSEDDEEKPQFTQLHQRQTEQMKTEADGEDCEGPEPARNSDSDNYLQPDTNDQTGDSSEAETDDSADWEETREPQSDLNSLNNDADPVSDSRCSTGEKECGEKFGTSGHPKRQLKTHAGRKPFSCSFCKKAFRQSEDLHRHMRIHTGEKPFSCSVCKKAFAVSGSLHRHMRTHTGEKPFSCSICKKAFTRSGSLQTHMRIHTGEKAFSCSICKKAFTESGSLHRHMRIHTGEKPFSCSVCKKAFTVSGNLQKHMRIHTGEKPFSCSICKKAFTESGSLQTHMRSHTGEKPFSCSICKKAFTMSGHLQRHKRIHTGEKPFSCSVCKKAFRVSGHLKAHMMTHTREKQFSGVKWSSTLEGEQKNSSQV